One Elaeis guineensis isolate ETL-2024a chromosome 10, EG11, whole genome shotgun sequence genomic window carries:
- the LOC105053478 gene encoding LOW QUALITY PROTEIN: nuclear pore complex protein NUP1 (The sequence of the model RefSeq protein was modified relative to this genomic sequence to represent the inferred CDS: inserted 2 bases in 2 codons), translating into MIESKARLFNPPAELSRVRFRSSSAPAIFLSPLISLPLSIPPMAAAAAACEGGGGGKFRKRFSRRAPVTPYDRSPAAARGLLWERHPPVEPGGSGWLHKLVDPASWIIARRASRLLPSIFRKRLADPPAAPEENHQSRQEVPEVRSTNSSSEAQEQCGLGGENPKDNHDAGGAQXEINPDGGGISELEQLLNQKTFTRKVFAIVEFERLTELLHSQTIEPSTSQPAVNRENEEKANVSDQGIHNKVSTAEPSTSQPADNHDQKEKTNVPEQEAIAFFRVYGSVRTPVSLVIPKETASPAEIAKAYMGSRSSKVSPSTLSLRSQIFQGDAAPYAKKSFDMAIAPRSVVCFSGIPELMDNGYTTPRPHGRSAIYRMSRSPYFKAHPMTKIRGGRPVDDYSGPSTSSQWTSANILSTGSKLALKRGSSVLDSDGGSLGLIRRIRQKSNLMSPSRNIHSSLPGNLLPAPSSPLRKGANQGSTALSREPLHLDEPKYSAAELQDAXNGYNRIPSASVVPILPQSSETARKILQQLDKLVPSPKEKSELKIIDWDEMPSKLTQTMLHEWDLKSMEDIDSSKFLKVQVSDNLDVPSSSHLKSLRSSTSQKQERAGENGPLKPAVTGTQVTSEAVGAKKSVIYAMDAKPGMRSADFAFLVTASVPSQKKPSFHMSAPEDSLDLDDHNYYFKDTSGLASTGDDKCELISECKKDHPGNLEKSPGSASKSMPSSSLILDKRSEAKASDRPVSEKNDAFLFPSASLFKTSSQTPSPPMSTTLLERSTPQKEGVAGPTFKFVFKESQSSTISSIITAVSNPASLNFGVSNGATSTLPDGSNSDKEGNQNAGDVFQSFGNTISSQLSSSTRPALFAFGESATPTLSNGSLSLASISAAPAMTFSDSPVTSVFSTSIVTSTSSGSPSISSVTTVCSMVPSFQLGSGASTGASTLVTPCPNQSDSKGLEGKSIKASSFGISSSITLDSAVAFSSTGSNNSASATSSVFSSMGTSSSSSVLQESRLFSSTTSGSLALSTSLVSMDNGFFPTMAAAHSSSEKLSYANNSYQTSASAFGATGGSNFNTQATQSGSGVSNFSQSSPSQSDSFTSQPGFGLTGSSSSSSASSLFGSATPATKSLGTSSIFSFSTSVSSSSSSSGVFFASTASFGTSSGFSFSSGTISSSSSGGSTSFAPVTPFGSASGFPFSTGAGSSSGSGSSSSFASTAANIFNSSSQPSTSSIFGSTFGSTTPLLSSGFSFGLSARSSASSPFRFDTSSRPAFSFTSAGTATATSPSPSGVQNPAVSFSSGSPGNDRMNVEDSMTDDTNQASAPVVPTFGQQTNLTATPNFMFCSLAGPSGEPSVFQIGSQQNNSILQNPSPFQAAGNVEFAAGRSFSLGSGGGDKSGRKLVRVRRDKHRKK; encoded by the exons ATGATAGAAAGCAAAGCTCGGCTTTTTAATCCTCCTGCCGAGCTTTCTCGCGTCCGTTTCCGCTCCTCTTCGGCCCCCGccatctttctctctcctctcatttCTCTTCCACTTTCGATTCCTCccatggcggcggcggcggcggcgtgcGAGGGTGGCGGCGGGGGAAAGTTCCGAAAACGCTTCTCCCGCCGGGCCCCCGTGACGCCCTACGACCGATCCCCGGCTGCGGCCCGTGGTCTCCTTTGGGAACGCCACCCCCCTGTGGAGCCGGGGGGGAGCGGCTGGTTGCACAAGCTCGTCGATCCCGCCTCCTGGATCATTGCCCGGAGAGCCTCCCGCCTTCTCCCCTCCATCTTCCGCAAGCGCCTCGCTGATCCCCCGGCAGCCCCAG AGGAAAACCATCAATCTAGACAAGAAGTTCCTGAGGTGCGATCTACT AATTCATCATCTGAAGCACAAGAACAATGTGGCCTTGGTGGAGAGAACCCGAAAGATAATCATGATGCTGGTGGGGCTC CAGAAATAAATCCGGATGGTGGTGGGATTTCTGAACTCGAACAGCTACTGAATCAGAAAACATTCACAAGGAAAGTATTTGCTAT TGTTGAGTTTGAGCGCCTGACCGAATTATTGCATTCGCAAACTATTGAACCGAGTACATCACAACCAGCAGTCAATCGtgagaatgaagaaaaagcaAATGTTTCAGACCAAGGAATTCACAACAAGGTGTCTACTGCTGAACCAAGTACATCACAACCAGCAGACAATCATGACCAGAAGGAAAAGACAAATGTTCCAGAGCAGGAAGCAATAGCATTTTTCAGAGTATATGGGAGTGTCAGAACTCCAGTCAGTTTGGTG ATTCCTAAGGAAACTGCTTCACCAGCAGAAATTGCTAAAGCTTATATGGGTTCTAGGTCTTCAAAGGTATCTCCTTCCACTCTAAGTCTGCGAAGCCAAATATTTCAGGGAGATGCAGCTCCATATGCAAAAAAATCATTTGATATGGCAATCGCACCAAGATCTGTTGTTTGCTTTTCTGGAATTCCTGAGCTTATGGACAATGGTTATACTACCCCAAGACCTCATGGCAGATCAGCAATATACAGAATGTCTCGTTCTCCATATTTCAAGGCTCATCCAATGACTAAAATCAGG GGCGGCAGACCTGTGGATGACTATTCTGGTCCCTCAACATCATCTCAATGGACATCAGCAAACATCTTGAGTACTGGCAGCAAATTG GCACTAAAACGGGGGAGTTCAGTTTTAGATAGCGATGGAGGATCTTTAGGTCTAATCCGCAGGATTCGTCAGAAATCTAATTTAATGTCTCCATCAAGAAACATACACTCATCACTTCCTGGAAATCTTCTTCCAGCTCCCTCATCCCCTCTTAGGAAAGGTGCCAATCAAGGATCAACAGCGTTAAGTCGGGAGCCTCTCCATTTAGACGAACCAAAATATAGTGCAGCTGAATTACAGGATG AAAATGGATATAATAGAATTCCTTCAGCAAGTGTTGTTCCCATTCTTCCCCAGTCCAGCGAGACAGCCAGGAAAATACTTCAACAACTTGATAAACTAGTGCCATCACCCAAAGAGAAATCTGAACTGAAAATAATCGACTGGGATGAAATGCCATCTAAGTTGACACAAACCATGTTACATGAATGGGATCTCAAGAGTATGGAGGATATAGATTCATCTAAGTTTCTGAAAGTGCAAGTCAGTGATAATTTGGATGTTCCTAGCAGTTCCCATCTGAAAAGCCTCAGAAGTTCCACTTCTCAAAAACAAGAGAGGGCTGGAGAGAATGGCCCATTAAAGCCTGCCGTTACAGGAACCCAAGTGACATCTgaagctgttggtgcaaaaaaatCTGTTATATATGCTATGGATGCCAAACCTGGTATGAGGTCTGCAGATTTTGCCTTTTTGGTTACTGCTTCTGTCCCTTCACAAAAGAAACCATCATTCCATATGAGTGCTCCTGAG GATTCTTTGGATTTGGATGatcataattattattttaaagatACCTCTGGTCTGGCTTCCACTGGAGATGATAAATGTGAACTGATATCGGAGTGCAAGAAAGACCATCCTGGTAATTTGGAGAAGTCTCCAGGGTCCGCATCCAAAAGCATGCCTAGTTCTTCCTTGATATTGGACAAGAGATCTGAGGCAAAAGCATCTGACAGGCCTGTGAGTGAAAAAAATGAtgcctttctttttccttctgcTTCTCTATTCAAGACTTCTTCGCAGACACCTTCACCACCTATGTCAACCACATTGCTTGAGAGATCAACTCCCCAAAAGGAAGGAGTTGCTGGTCCTACATTTAAATTTGTCTTTAAAGAGTCACAATCTTCTACGATCTCTTCAATTATTACTGCTGTTAGTAATCCGGCAAGCCTGAACTTTGGTGTAAG CAACGGTGCTACATCAACTCTTCCAGATGGTTCAAATTCAGATAAAGAAGGTAATCAGAATGCTGGAGATGTGTTCCAATCATTTGGAAACACTATTTCCTCACAGTTGTCTAGTTCAACTAGACCAGCCCTGTTTGCTTTCGGAGAGTCTGCAACACCAACACTAAGCAATGGTTCACTGTCTTTAGCCTCGATTTCTGCTGCCCCAGCCATGACATTCTCTGATAGTCCAGTGACCTCAGTTTTCTCCACCAGCATAGTCACTAGCACCAGTTCTGGTAGTCCTAGTATCTCATCTGTAACCACTGTATGTTCCATGGTGCCATCATTCCAGCTTGGCTCTGGTGCCTCTACAGGTGCTTCCACCTTGGTTACACCATGTCCAAACCAATCTGATTCTAAAGGTTTGGAAGGAAAGTCTATTAAGGCATCATCTTTTGGCATAAGCAGCTCCATCACTCTTGATTCAGCAGTTGCATTCTCAAGCACAGGGAGCAACAATTCTGCTTCAGCGACATCATCTGTATTTTCAAGCATGGGAACAAGTAGTAGTTCATCCGTTTTGCAAGAGTCACGATTATTTTCAAGCACAACCAGTGGTTCCTTGGCTCTATCGACATCTTTGGTCTCTATGGACAATGGGTTTTTTCCAACCATGGCTGCAGCACACTCTAGCAGTGAGAAGTTGTCCTATGCTAATAACAGTTATCAGACTTCGGCTTCTGCTTTTGGTGCCACAGGTGGATCCAATTTTAACACCCAGGCAACTCAATCTGGAAGTGGGGTTTCAAATTTTTCACAAAGCTCCCCAAGTCAGTCTGATTCCTTTACCTCCCAGCCCGGATTTGGGCTGACTGGCTCTTCCTCTTCAAGTTCGGCTAGCTCACTATTTGGGTCTGCAACTCCTGCTACCAAATCTTTGGGTACAAGTTCGATATTTTCTTTTTCCACCAGTGTGAGTTCTTCCAGTTCGTCAAGCGGTGTGTTCTTTGCATCAACAGCATCTTTTGGTACAAGTTCtggcttctctttttcctctggtACCATTTCTTCTTCCAGCTCTGGTGGCAGCACTTCGTTTGCCCCAGTGACACCTTTTGGTTCAGCTTCTGGTTTCCCTTTCTCCACTGGTGCTGGTTCTTCCTCCGGTTCTGGCAGCAGCTCTTCCTTTGCATCAACAGCTGCAAATATATTCAATTCCAGTTCTCAGCCATCAACATCGTCCATTTTTGGTTCCACCTTTGGATCCACCACACCCTTGCTATCCTCAGGATTTTCATTTGGGTTGTCTGCCCGCTCTTCAGCTAGTTCTCCTTTTAGATTTGACACATCATCTAGGCCAGCATTCTCATTCACTTCAGCTGGAACTGCAACAGCCACCTCTCCCTCGCCTTCTGGAGTACAAAATCCAGCAGTCAGTTTCAGTTCAGGATCTCCTGGAAATGATCGGATGAATGTTGAGGATAGCATGACTGATGACACCAACCAGGCTTCTGCTCCTGTGGTTCCAACATTTGGTCAACAAACAAATTTAACTGCAACACCAAATTTTATGTTCTGTTCTCTAGCTGGTCCATCTGGTGAGCCATCAGTCTTTCAAATTGGCAGCCAGCAGAATAATTCCATTCTGCAGAACCCCTCTCCATTTCAAGCGGCTGGCAATGTAGAGTTTGCTGCTGGAAGAAGCTTTTCTTTGGGAAGTGGTGGCGGTGACAAGTCTGGCCGCAAGCTCGTGAGAGTCAGGCGAGACAAACATAGGAAAAAGTAG